A stretch of the Chlorobiota bacterium genome encodes the following:
- a CDS encoding RNA polymerase sigma factor translates to MNENNKITLSETVKQYSRQLFSFIKGKTKTAEDAEDILQEVWYQLSRIVNLEELENVSAWLYSVSRNKIIDLYRKKKTNNIEDYSYENEDGVFEIKDILLLDESQNPELAMFKEMFWKELMKALEELPENQRQVFIENEMEDKTLQQIADEQGEKVKTIISRKGYATKHLRKRLQLIYNDIINI, encoded by the coding sequence ATGAATGAAAATAATAAAATTACTCTCTCTGAAACTGTAAAACAATACAGCAGGCAATTATTTTCTTTTATCAAAGGTAAAACCAAAACTGCAGAAGATGCAGAAGATATACTTCAAGAAGTATGGTATCAACTAAGTCGTATTGTTAACTTAGAAGAATTAGAAAATGTAAGTGCTTGGCTTTATTCGGTTTCTCGAAATAAAATTATTGATTTATATCGCAAAAAGAAAACAAATAATATTGAAGATTATTCTTATGAAAATGAAGATGGTGTTTTTGAGATTAAAGACATATTATTGTTAGACGAAAGCCAGAATCCTGAATTGGCAATGTTTAAGGAGATGTTTTGGAAAGAACTAATGAAAGCTTTAGAAGAGCTTCCTGAAAACCAAAGACAAGTATTTATTGAAAATGAAATGGAAGATAAAACACTTCAACAAATTGCAGATGAACAAGGAGAAAAAGTTAAAACAATCATCAGTAGAAAAGGTTACGCAACAAAGCATTTACGAAAGAGACTGCAACTTATTTACAATGACATTATAAATATTTAG
- a CDS encoding agmatine deiminase family protein encodes MPAETLPHEGTWLQWPHQYEYGITYRNRLDSTWVSMTAALVGSEKVHIIAYNSAEQTRITNLLMATNVSLTNIDFKLFQTNDVWVRDNGPIFVRGTGGNLLIEDWGFNGWGGDYNYSLCNSIPTSVANAINLPLVNLNSVMTIEGGSFELDGNGVFLATKSSILTQTNKGKALAIRNFGMTQAQAETILKQYIGATKFIWLDGFLKSDDITDAHIDGFAKFANDNTLVTMNNADLLYWGLSSTDIAKLYNASNVNNVAYNKVYLPLSQNDVVTTYGNNLGYKGSYCNYYIANNVVLVPNYKDPNDAVANAIIQGLHPGRKVIGIDCRNLYVNGGMVHCVTQQQPLASTTTGINDNFKDESKILQISHNPFN; translated from the coding sequence ATGCCTGCCGAAACCTTACCCCACGAAGGAACTTGGTTACAATGGCCACACCAATATGAATACGGTATAACATATCGCAACAGGTTAGATTCAACTTGGGTATCAATGACTGCTGCTTTGGTTGGAAGTGAAAAGGTACATATTATTGCTTATAACTCAGCTGAACAAACGCGTATTACGAATTTGCTTATGGCTACAAATGTTAGTTTGACTAATATTGATTTTAAGTTATTTCAAACAAATGATGTTTGGGTAAGAGACAACGGACCTATTTTCGTAAGAGGTACAGGTGGAAATTTACTTATTGAAGATTGGGGATTTAATGGTTGGGGTGGTGACTATAATTATAGTCTTTGTAATTCAATCCCAACAAGCGTAGCAAATGCAATAAATTTGCCATTAGTTAATTTAAATTCAGTTATGACAATTGAAGGCGGATCCTTTGAATTAGATGGTAACGGAGTTTTTTTAGCTACAAAAAGTTCAATATTAACTCAAACAAATAAAGGAAAAGCACTTGCAATCAGAAATTTTGGTATGACACAAGCACAAGCTGAAACCATCCTAAAACAATATATTGGTGCAACCAAATTTATTTGGCTTGATGGTTTTTTAAAATCAGATGATATTACTGATGCTCACATTGATGGCTTCGCTAAGTTTGCTAATGATAACACTTTAGTAACTATGAATAATGCTGACTTACTTTATTGGGGACTATCCTCAACTGACATTGCTAAACTTTACAATGCAAGTAACGTTAATAATGTTGCTTACAACAAAGTTTATTTACCACTTTCACAAAATGATGTAGTAACAACTTACGGAAACAATTTAGGCTATAAAGGTTCGTATTGCAACTATTACATAGCTAATAATGTAGTATTAGTGCCAAATTACAAAGACCCTAATGATGCTGTTGCAAACGCCATTATTCAAGGATTGCATCCAGGAAGAAAAGTTATTGGAATTGATTGTAGGAATTTATATGTAAATGGAGGAATGGTTCATTGCGTTACGCAACAACAACCTTTGGCTTCAACAACAACAGGTATTAATGACAATTTTAAAGATGAATCAAAAATTTTACAAATCTCCCATAATCCTTTTAACTAG